In Galactobacillus timonensis, the genomic window ATTTTCATAAACCATCGCTATACTGAATAGGAACGTATCAAAGGAGAAACGCTATGTCAGAACAGATCGATCAGAGACATCTCAAAGAAATTCTCCAGATTATAGAGACCACCGAAAACCCGGAGCAGCTCCGCGACAAACTCGACGACTACCATGAATATGATATCGGTGCCGTACTGCCGCAGCTGACGAAGGAACAGCGCATCAAGCTTGTGCGCTCCCTCGATCTGCCCCGGCTCGCTGATATCTTTGAATATCTTGAAACCGAGGACGCCGAAGACTACCTCGAAGAACTGCCTGACGACCTGGCGGCACGCATCCTTTCCGCAATGGAAGTGGATGATGCCGTCGACTTTCTGAAGAACACCGTCAGCGAAAAGAAAGAGTCATGGCTCTCGCACATGAACATCGATGTCCGCGAAAACCTGACCAAACTCGCGGCATACGAAGAAGATACGATCGCATCCCGTATGACGACCAACTTCATCACCGTCCATACCGGATCCACCGTACCCGAAGCCATGAAACAGGTCGTAGCCCAGGCCGCGACCCACGACAACATCTCAACTATTTACGCCGTCAATGAAAAAGGCATCTTTGCCGGCGCCTTCTCATTGAAGGATCTGATCATCGCCCGCAAGGATACACCTTTGTCTGACATCATCGTCACCGCCTATCCTTCGGTCTATGCGACGGAAAAGATCTCTGATGTCCTCTCGTTGATTGAAAACTATTCCGAGGAATCGATCCCTGTCCTCTCCCGCGACAACAAAATTCTCGGCGTCGTCACCGCAAGCGACGTCGTCGAAGTCGTCGATGACGAAATGGGTGATGATTACGCAAAACTCGGCGGTCTCGGTGAAGAAGAAGATCTCAACGAACCGGTCAAGGAAAGCGTACGCAAACGTCTCCCGTGGCTCATCCTGCTGTTGTTCCTGGGGATGGTCGTGTCCTCGGTTGTCTCAGCTTATGAAACCGTCGTCGCACGGCTCACCATCATCATGGCCTTCCAGTCCATGATCCTCGACATGTCCGGCAACGTCGGCACCCAGTCGCTTGCCGTCACGATCCGTGTCCTCATGGATGAAAACCTCCAGTCCAGCGCCAAAGGAAAGCTGCTGCGCAAAGAGATGGAAACCGGCCTCATCAACGGCCTCATCCTCGGCGTCATCGCCTTCTTCGGCGCCGGCATCTATATTGTTCTGGCCAAGCACTATACCTTTGCCCAGGCCTTCCTGGTATCCGGCTGTATCGGTGCCAGCCTCATCCTCGCCATGTTCATATCGAGCATGGTAGGAACCGTCGTCCCGATGTTCTTTAAGAAGATCGGCGTCGACCCGGCGGTCGCCTCCGGGCCGCTCATCACAACCATCACCGACCTTGTCGGTGTCGTCAGCTATTATTCCCTCGCCTGGATTATGCTGGACCGCTTCACATCCATGTGAAGCTCTCAGCGATTATAAATTTTTGAAACCGCATTGCGGTGCAGCCCGATGAAAATGACGGCCGCACCCGCACATGCCAGCATATACAGCAGGATCACCAGCCGCGAACCGACCGTCTGTGACAATGCGCCGCCGCTCACTTCACCAATCAGTGCGCCGGCCGTATTAAGCATATTGAAGGCGCCGTTGAAGCGGCCCTTTTTTTCGTCCGGAACATAGGCCTGCGTCCCCGATACCCGGATCGTATAACTCGTAATGCCAAGTACACCGCTCACAAAGCACAGCACCGCCATCACCGGCACCGGGCAGAACAGATACAGACCCTCAATCAGATTCGTGGCCACATACACAAACAGCGCAATTTCATACTTCTTCTGCCGCCTCATCGTATGGCGGTAGTGATAGTTGCCGCCCAGCGCCCGTCCCAGAAGTGCCATACCCCAGACGACCATATATACATATTCCCCATTGGCATACGTCTCACGGAAATACGGCAGCGTCAGCGCCGTCGAACAGCCGCCGACAATTGAGGAAGCCGCAAAGTAGAGCGTCACATACCACAGCCCTCTTTCAGAATGCAGATACTGCATCCCCTCTTTCATATCTTTTATGACCTGCCGCGCCGCCTTTGTCTCGCTGCGCGTATTGCGCTGACGCGCAATGTATTTCTCATCGGCGCCAATCCGAGTCTCCATGCTCGCGGCAAGAAAGAAGCTGATCGCATCAATCACAAACACCGGCGCAATGCCCCATCGATTGTAGACAAACGCCGCCACCGGGACCATAACCGCACTGATCGTTTCCAGAATGGCCGCAATCGAATAGGCACGCTGATAGTTTTCTTCCGCCACCAGTAACGGATAAAAGCTGTCATAGGCAACAGCATAGATGCTCGAAATCGAGCCGATCAAAAATAGATAAATACCAAGAAGCAGCGGCGAAAAATGATTTGTTGCCACCAGCAGGGCCGCCAGCCCATAGAGACCCGCCGAAAGAAAATCAAGCATATAGATGGCACGCTTGCGCGAAAAGCGATCCAGAATCGCTCCCGAAATCAGGGGCATCACAATCTGGGGCACCGTGTAGATCGCCAGACAGATGGAATAGAGAAAGGTCGACCCCGTATAGTCCAGCACCATGAGACTGGCCGCAAAGCCCGTCAGCGCATTGCCAAACATCGAAATAACGGTGCCTACCGTTATGATCGCAAAATCGTGTGTCCACAGTTTCTTCGCTTCCATTAATCCATTATAGCGGCGCAGAATGTATGATTCCCAAGTCCTCTTCCACCTATTTTTCATTTTCAGAAAACTGTTTCGGCATTCTCTGAAACGAAACCCCCGATCATAGCAGGCACAACAAAAAATGGAGCCATTATCATATTTCACATTGTTTTCACATTTCAGATACACATATAATGAGCTTGCGTTTTCGAAAACGCTGGAGGAAAAATGAACTTTAAAAAGCTCTCAGTATCACTGCTCGCAATGGCAATGCTGGCAGGCTGCGGATCTTCTTCCGCATCTGCGACCGCTTCTGCAGCATCCGCAACAGACGGTTCCGCTTCCAAGGGTTCCATCGATGTTCTGAAGATGCAGTTTGTTCCGTCCCGTGACGCAGAAACCATTCTGCAGGGCACATCCAAGCTCCCGGAGCTGCTGAAGGAACAGATGGCCAAGCGCGGATATGACATCGGCGATATTGAAATCACTGTCGGTGCCGGATCTGACTACAACGTTACCGGCGAAGCTCTGGCTTCCGGTTCCGTTGACGTCGCATGGCTGCCTGCTTCGACCTATGCAAACTATTCCGATGATACGACGCTTGCCCTGACGGCTACCCGTGATGCTCTGAGCAATGACTCCGAGGATCCGAAGACCTGGAACGGCGAAGCCAACGCTACGACGCGTGTCGCCGGCCAGCCGGTTACCTACTACCGCGGCCTGATGTATGCAGGACCGTCCGAGAACGGACGCAAGATTGCTGCCAAGGTCGAGGCCGGTGAGGAAATCACCTGGGACGATCTCAACTCCTGCAGCTGGGCAGTCGCTTCCACAACGTCTTCCTCGGGCTATATCTTCCCGACACTGTGGCTCATGAAGAACTACGACGGCAAGACCCTGGCAGATCTTGCTCACACAACACAGCTC contains:
- the mgtE gene encoding magnesium transporter encodes the protein MSEQIDQRHLKEILQIIETTENPEQLRDKLDDYHEYDIGAVLPQLTKEQRIKLVRSLDLPRLADIFEYLETEDAEDYLEELPDDLAARILSAMEVDDAVDFLKNTVSEKKESWLSHMNIDVRENLTKLAAYEEDTIASRMTTNFITVHTGSTVPEAMKQVVAQAATHDNISTIYAVNEKGIFAGAFSLKDLIIARKDTPLSDIIVTAYPSVYATEKISDVLSLIENYSEESIPVLSRDNKILGVVTASDVVEVVDDEMGDDYAKLGGLGEEEDLNEPVKESVRKRLPWLILLLFLGMVVSSVVSAYETVVARLTIIMAFQSMILDMSGNVGTQSLAVTIRVLMDENLQSSAKGKLLRKEMETGLINGLILGVIAFFGAGIYIVLAKHYTFAQAFLVSGCIGASLILAMFISSMVGTVVPMFFKKIGVDPAVASGPLITTITDLVGVVSYYSLAWIMLDRFTSM
- a CDS encoding MFS transporter; translation: MEAKKLWTHDFAIITVGTVISMFGNALTGFAASLMVLDYTGSTFLYSICLAIYTVPQIVMPLISGAILDRFSRKRAIYMLDFLSAGLYGLAALLVATNHFSPLLLGIYLFLIGSISSIYAVAYDSFYPLLVAEENYQRAYSIAAILETISAVMVPVAAFVYNRWGIAPVFVIDAISFFLAASMETRIGADEKYIARQRNTRSETKAARQVIKDMKEGMQYLHSERGLWYVTLYFAASSIVGGCSTALTLPYFRETYANGEYVYMVVWGMALLGRALGGNYHYRHTMRRQKKYEIALFVYVATNLIEGLYLFCPVPVMAVLCFVSGVLGITSYTIRVSGTQAYVPDEKKGRFNGAFNMLNTAGALIGEVSGGALSQTVGSRLVILLYMLACAGAAVIFIGLHRNAVSKIYNR
- a CDS encoding PhnD/SsuA/transferrin family substrate-binding protein, which codes for MNFKKLSVSLLAMAMLAGCGSSSASATASAASATDGSASKGSIDVLKMQFVPSRDAETILQGTSKLPELLKEQMAKRGYDIGDIEITVGAGSDYNVTGEALASGSVDVAWLPASTYANYSDDTTLALTATRDALSNDSEDPKTWNGEANATTRVAGQPVTYYRGLMYAGPSENGRKIAAKVEAGEEITWDDLNSCSWAVASTTSSSGYIFPTLWLMKNYDGKTLADLAHTTQLSYPQAFAQAAAETIDIVLCYADGRMDYEDDWTRPTTETDDSGNQGFGRSASIYDEMSVFAVTDPIYNDTVCLTKNPAAGHEVVATDDFLSAFQDAMIEIAGTDEGKEIISVYSHTGYLKGDPANYEDLKTGLETVAAANE